The following proteins are encoded in a genomic region of Leifsonia psychrotolerans:
- a CDS encoding SDR family NAD(P)-dependent oxidoreductase, with protein MSQEFDNLVAVVTGGASGIGAAIAARLHEGGATVAVLDLRPEGADAAHFAVQANVADTASVEAAIAAVVEKFGRIDIVINNAGIGAIGSIADNDDDEWARVFNINVTGIARVTRAALPYLRESPSAAVVNTSSIAATAGLPQRALYTASKGAVLSLTRAMAADHLREGIRVNCVNPGTADTPWVTGLLAKADDPIAERAALNARQPHGRLVAASEVADAVAYLASPRSGSTTGASIAVDGGMQNLRLRPE; from the coding sequence GGCCATCGCCGCCCGGCTGCATGAGGGCGGCGCGACAGTAGCCGTTCTCGATCTGCGGCCCGAGGGCGCGGATGCCGCACACTTCGCCGTGCAGGCCAACGTGGCGGACACCGCGTCGGTCGAGGCGGCTATTGCCGCCGTGGTCGAGAAGTTCGGTCGCATCGACATCGTGATCAACAACGCCGGTATCGGTGCCATCGGGTCGATTGCCGACAACGACGACGACGAGTGGGCGCGCGTGTTCAACATCAACGTCACCGGCATCGCCCGCGTGACCCGCGCCGCGCTGCCCTACCTGCGCGAATCCCCGTCGGCTGCCGTGGTGAACACGTCGTCCATCGCCGCGACCGCCGGCCTGCCCCAGCGTGCGCTGTACACCGCGTCGAAGGGCGCCGTCTTGTCGCTCACCCGCGCGATGGCCGCCGATCACCTGCGCGAGGGCATCCGGGTGAATTGCGTGAACCCGGGCACCGCCGACACCCCGTGGGTGACCGGGCTGCTCGCCAAGGCCGACGACCCCATCGCCGAGCGTGCCGCGCTGAACGCGCGTCAGCCGCACGGCCGCCTGGTTGCCGCCAGCGAGGTCGCGGATGCCGTGGCCTACCTCGCCAGCCCCCGCTCGGGCTCGACCACGGGCGCGTCGATCGCGGTCGACGGCGGCATGCAGAACCTGCGTCTGCGCCCGGAGTAG